DNA from Pseudomonas putida:
CCACTGGCGACTCGCCTGCTGGAAACGGCGTACTGCAGGTGGCCAGCTGCTGGCAGCATGTCCAGATTGTGGCCAGGTCCTCGAGGACCTGGAGGGCAACCTGGTCACCGTGGACGAATTCGAGCGCGGTGATCGCCGTCGCAACTGCACGGCCTGCAACGCTGCCCTCTGGACGCTTATGCGCCCAGGCAAAGCCGATGGTGGGGACCGACGCTCGACGATCCTGAAGTCGATGTGCCGGATACCGACGATCGGCCCGGTCCGGGCGGACCGGCTGCTGAACGACTTCGGCGAGGACTTTCTGGCCTCGATGCTGGTGGACAACGTCTCAGAGTTCATCAACTTGATGGACGCGAAAGGCAACTTCGTCTTCAGCGACCGCCAGGCCAAACGCATGGAGCGGGCGATGGCCAACATCGAGTTCGGATTCGGCGAAGGCGGCTACCAGCCGACAGAGTTCATCAAGCGCTACTTACCCGATGGCTTCTTCGACCTGCTGGTTGTCGACGAGGGGCATGAGTACAAGAACAGCGGCTCGGCCCAAGGCCAGGCCATGGGAGTGTTGGCCGCGAAGGCGCGTAAAACCTTGCTCCTCACCGGGACCTTGATGGGGGGCTACGCCGACGACCTGTTCTACCTCCTGTTCCGCATCCTCACCCAGCGCATGATCGAGGACGGCTACCGACCCAACGCACGCGGCAGCATGGCGCCTGCAGCCATGTCGTTCATGCGCGATCACGGCGTGCTCAAGGACATCTACACCGAGCGCGATGGCGATTCGCACAAGACCGCCAAGGGCAAGAAGCTGTCGGTACGCACCGTGAAGGCCCCAGGCTTCGGCCCTAAAGGCATCCACCGGTTCGTGCTGCCATTCACCGTGTTCCTGAAACTCAAGGATATCGGCGGCAATGTGCTGCCCAGCTACCAGGAGGAATTCATCGACGTGCCCATGGCGCCGGAGCAGGCCTCGGCCTACCTGCGCTTGGCGGCCACGTTGACAGCTGAACTCCGCCAGGCTCTGGCCCGGAGAGACACCACCCTTCTGGGAGTGGTGCTCAATGTGCTGTTGGCCTGGCCGGATTGCTGCTTCCGATCGGAGATGGTCAAACATCCTCGCACCCGAGACACGCTAGCCTTTGTGCCGGCGCTCTTCGGCGACGATGAACTGATGCCCAAGGAGCAGGCGCTGCTGAACCTATGCCTCGAGGAGAAAGCGAAAGGCCGCAAGGTCCTTGCATACACCGTCTACAGCGGGACGCGCGATACCACGTCCAGGCTGAAGAAGGTCCTCGAGCAGGCCGGTCTGCGCGTTGCGGTACTGCGGGCCACGGTTGAAACGGCTCGGCGCGAGGACTGGATCCTCGACCAGGTCGACCGCGGTATCGACGTGCTGCTCACCAACCCGGAGCTGGTCAAGACCGGGCTGGACCTGCTGGACTTCCCAACCATCGCGTTCCTGCAGACGGGGTACAACGTGTACACCCTACAGCAAGCCGCGCGGCGGTCGTGGAGGATTGGGCAGAAACATCCGGTCCGCGTGATTTTCTTCGGCTACGCCGGCAGCTCGCAGATTACCTGCCTGCAACTGATGGCCAAGAAGATCGCGGTGGCGCAGAGCACTTCGGGCGATGTACCGGAATCCGGGCTCGACTCACTGAACCAGGATGGGGACTCTGTTGAAATGGCTCTTGCTAGACAGCTTATAGCTACATGAAAAAAGGGCCACCAATCGGTGGCCTTTTTCCCTGAATGCTATTACTCCGATTCGTAACCGAAGCCACGACAAATCTCCCACACTGCGAGAAACGGAGTTAACATCTGATAACCAAACATCACTTCTTGTTGGCCAGTTTCATATAGATAACAAACATATTCAGTATACACTTCCCTCAAGAGCCCAGTAGTATGCGCCTCCAAATTGTGTGTAAATACCGCATCCACCATACTCGTCTTGAACCCATACCAATCCGGCAGTCCAGTTTCGACATGTATTGATCGCGAATCATTCAGAAGGCAGAACTCCAGCTGATCGCGGACGGCTCGAATCAAACGACCGGTAAAGTCACTTTCCATCGTCTCAAGCCAGTTAAAGCGCTGACCGTCTTTGGTTAGCTGGTTATAAATTAACTGAACTTCAGTCAGCCTCCCGGGTGCAGATCTTCCCCTATCTCATCATCCTCAGCATACGTTCTCACCGAAGAAAATGGATTCATTGCCGCCACAACAATCATATTAGGATAGGGGAATAGACCCGCGATCTCGCTCCACTTCTGAGAGGCATAAACTATAGAATGGAACCCTTTGGACTCTAAAACCTGCGCAATAGAGTTGCTTATTTGATTCAGCGCATCTTTTGCGTACTGCGGAGGCTCGCTATATTCAGAGTCTATCCAGCCTTTAATCAGCGGAAACGACATGGTCACACAGGTCATGGAGTGATCATTGAATACGTTATTCTCGAACCATTTGTAGTAATTCTCATCAGGGTAAAATACATTAAGACAATAGCGCCCATCCTGACAAGAAGGAATAAGAGATACAATGTTCTTCTTATTCAGCAATAGCTCTTGAACGTATGCATCCTTTACCGTTCTGGTCTCCATCGGCGCAACCAACACAGTGGTGATTGCCGTCTCGTTAACTCCAGGAAATATCGAGCAGAAGTGATTTGCATAGGCTAAGAGTTCAGTAAAAGCTTGGCGTTCGGTTTGCTGCGACTTTTTCAACTCGATGATAGTGATGCCCGTAGACTCTGAGCACCCAAAAAGATCCACGCGAGTCGGATGAGGACCATTTTTTTCAAGCCGTAGCTCCTTAGCCGTTAAGACCAATTCTTCCAGCTGATCCAGAATTTCATTTATGGCACGTTCAACCTTTCGGCGTAGCAAGAAATGAAGCGGTGGAAATTCTTCGCCGTACCACTCCACCGGCTCCCTCCGCCCTGCAATCAAAGAGGAAAAATCTTCTCTATGGTTATTGAATATATAATCCCTGAATGCATTCTCACTTATATTCAGCATAGCAACCTCTTCGATGTAGTCAAAGCGGCGGGCTAACGGAAGAATAGACTGGCGTACTGCGATCGCAAGCTTCACCAGTTAGCTCCTCAACCATCCGATTTTTGGCATCTACCCAGCCTTGGAATACTGTACTACGCTCGTGAATCAAAGGGTGATTTGCGATTGAGGCCGCTATTAAATACGCGATGGCCTGCCCTGCCTCAACGCAGACAAACAAGGCGTGGTTGACTTGCCAGCTATTTTCTCCGTACACGCTAGTAAGCTCAAACCCATGCAAACCTTCTCCAACCGACCCGGAGTCAGACAGATGACCAATCACAGACTTGGTGTTAGGGTGCGCACCAAAATCTATTGAGGCCTCGTAATACCCCCAGACATAATCGGCCATCACCGGATCACTGCACTTTAAAATATCCACAGCTTTTTTAGCAGTAAATACATTCCGACACCTCTTTACAGCATTATCCGACGAATGTCTTTCAAGCCAAACATCAGCCTTGGTAGCGTCATTTGCTATGAGATAAGCGTAACAGGCAGACTCTAACGCAGCTCTAACTATTGGAAAAACGCAAACAACATGCCCAGACAAGGCCTCTCTAATCCCAGCCAGAAGCATGGTATATGCATTTATCATAAGCAAGTTTGCTGTCGGCTCTTGTGAGAGCGGAATAGAGAAAATCTCATCGTGAAAAATATCATCCATCTCAGCAATCAAATGCATGAGCTCAGGGGCTTCATTTGCGTGAGCCTGGGTATTTTCCAGTGTGGCAACCAAGTAATCGCGGACCCTACCAACCTTTATTTTCAATCGATCACCTTGCATATTTACAGATATGTGTATTTTGTCCGACTTTACCCAAAACGGTTAAACCGGTTTTATCAGCTCCGGCCCCTGATTGCGAACATTCCCGACCTGTTTGCTCACTGGGAACCATTGAAAGTCGGTACTATGCCGGCAGCCTGTTTGGACTATTTCTGCCAGCCGTTCAGTTGTTATGCCTGGATCAATCCATTCTCGGGCAAGCTCAGGAGTAAGCACTAACGGCTTACGATCATGGATATCCACCAAACCTTCATCAGCCGCAGCAGTCACGATAACGAAGCCACTGCGTTCATCTGGTTCCAGCCCTGGATGAACCTCGGCCAACGCCGCGAAAAACAATGACCTACCGTCCGCCGCTTGGATGTAGTAAGGCTGCTTGCGCTTCGGATCTGCAACATCGGGTATCCACTCGAACCACCCATTGGCCGGCGCCAAGGCTCGGCCATTCGGCCAAAGCGACTTGAAGAACTTCCCTGTCATCACCGTCTCGGCCCGCGCATTGATCGGGTCGACCCTCTTCCCCTTCGCCCAGAAAGGCGACCATCCCCACTTCACCCGATCGACGTTCAGTCCTCCCGGGGCGGGCCTTATCACCTCCACGCGAGTAGAAGGCGCCACGTTGTAACGGTTGATCCGCTCATGGTCATATCCGTTGATGACCACCAGATCGAGGGCCAACTGCCGCAGGTAGTCGTCCATGCTCTCGTAGATCGAGTACCTCCCACACATACCCACCTCGCTCGTTTGTCGGCTGCCAGGCATCCGCGCATTGACGTAGGAACGCTCTGACAGTTTACTGTATAAATATACAGATATCCTTTTGAGTTGATCTGCCATGACCATCACCTTCCTGGGCGCGCCGACGGGCGGCCTTATGCTGCTGCCGGTGTACTCCTTCCGTGTGCCGGCCGGGTTCCCTTCGCCAGCGGCGGATCACCTGGAGCGTCACATCTCCCTCGACGAGCTGTTCGACCTGCGTGCACCTCACGTGTATCTGGTGCAGGTGGAGGGCGACAGCATGCAGGGCGCCGGGATCTTCTCGGGCGATCTTCTCATCGTAGACCGCAGTAGGGAGGCCGAGCACGGCGATATCGTGATCGCCGCGATCAACACCGAGCCCGTCTGCAAACGCCTTTATGGGGACGATAGAGAATTCGGAAAAAATCGTACGCTAAGCTTCGCGAGTTCTTGTAACCAATTCATTGTTTTTTCAATGGATGAAAGAAAATGGCGAAAGCTATTTGACAAACAAATCGGGATCTTATAACTTACCTACCAAGTAGTCGGTAGATGAAATAAAGCCATGAAACTCAATTCAGATCTTTCGCAGCGTGTTGTCGTCGAGCCTTCAAGCTTACAGTGGGTCGATTCGCCAGCGACCGGGATTCAACGCCAGTTACTGGAGCGTGATGGCGACGAAGTGGCGCGTGCCACCTCGATCGTGCGATACGCGCCGGGCTCCGCTTTTGAAAATCATAAGCACGACTTGGGCGAGGAGATTCTGGTCCTGGACGGCGAATTCAGCGACGAATCCGGGACCTTCGGGCCTGGGACTTACATCAAGAATCCACCAGGTTCTTCGCATGCACCGAGCTCCGCGACGGGTTGCACGTTGTTCGTCAAGCTGCGCCATCTTGATCTAGCCGACAGCCAACGCACCGTGGTCGACACCCGTAACGGCCCCTGGTTTCCAGGCCTCGTGCCGGGTCTGTCGGTGATGCCACTTTCTGAGTTCGACACACAACATACGGCTTTGGTGCGCTGGGCCCCGGGGACACGATTCAATTCGCATCGTCACTACGGCGGTGAAGAAATCTATGTGTTGGAAGGCGTCTTTGAGGATGAGTTCGGAAGCTACCCTACCGGCACATGGATGCGCAGTCCGCATTTGAGTGCTCACCGTCCCTTCAGCAATACAGGCTGCACCATCCTGGTCAAGACAGGCCACCTGCCAGTCGCCGAATCAAATGAGGCGCTTGCATGAAGCATTTCTCCGAAATCTCGCCGACCGCCGAGCGGGTGGTCGATGCCGCTGAAGGGTTGGTACAGCAGCACGGCTACAACGGCTTCTCATACGACGACGTGGCCCAGTTGGTAGGCATCAAAAAACCAAGTATCCACCACCACTTTCCCAAGAAGGGTGAACTCGTGGCCGTGGTCGCACAGCGCTACACGCACCGGTTTCGTGAGGAGTTGCTGAGCATCGAAGGGCAGCATGCGAAAGCGCCTGACAGGCTAACTGCGTATGCGGCACTTTTCGAACGCACCTTCGCCAAGGACCGGCGCCTTTGTGTCTGCGGCATGTTGGGTGCCGAGTCGGACTCGCTGCCGGACGCCGTTGTGAGCGAGGTCGAGCGATTCTTTAAAGTCAATCTCGACTGGTTGACTCTTGTCGTTGCCGATGGTCAGCGTGCCGCGCTGATCACCTCGAATTCCACCCCAGAGGCTCTCGCAGAGGCATTCTTGTGCGCGTTGGAAGGCTCGATGATGGTGGGCCGTGGCATGCGGTCGTCACGCGGACCGGCCGAAGTTGGAAACACTTTTCTTTCCACCGTGTTGACCTGAGGTCGGCACTTTTTTTGCAACACAACCCTACCATTTAGTTGGTAGTTAAGGAGATTATTATGAGTACTGAATTTAATGGCAAGAAGTTGTTGGTCATCGGCGGCACTAGCGGGATGGGACTGCAAACTGCCCGCATGGTTCTTGAGCAAGGCGGAAGCGTCGTCATCGTCGGTCACCGTGAAGACAAGGCCGAAGAGGCCCGCAAGGCGCTGTCGTCGTTGGGCACCGTGACCGCCCTGACTGCCGATCTCTCGCGAGCCGAAGATGTGAAGCGACTCCTGCATACCATCGATGAACACCACAAGGACATCAATCTTCTGGTCAACGCGGCTGGGTGTTCTTCCCGAAGGCGTTTCTTGAGCACACGGAAAGTGATTACGAACAATATTTGACGTTGAATAAAGCGTTCTTCTTCATCACACAAAAAGTCGTGGCCAATCTCGTGGCCAGCGAGCGTCCCGGCGCCATTGTGAACATCGGCTCGATGTGGGGCAAGCAGGCGATTGCGGCTACGCCGTCGTCCGCGTATTCGATGGCAAAAGCAGGTTTGCATTCGCTGACCCAGCACCTTGCGATGGAGCTGGCATCCAAACAAATCAGGGTCAATGCCGTTTCTCCGGCGGTTGTCGAAACGCCGATTTACGAGGGATTCATACCCAAGGCCGAGGTTCATGGCGCCTTACAGGGATTCAACAGCTTCCACCCAATCGGCAGGGTTGGGACGCCACAAGACGTCGCCGAGGTCATCCTCTTCCTGTTGTCGGACAAGGCAGCATGGGTGACGGGCGCAATCTGGGACGTTGACGGCGGCGTGATGGCCGGGCGTAACACATAATGGGGGAACGAGAAATGAACACAAACATTAAAGGAACTCCCGGCAACGGGATCAACGTCGGCGCATTGCGTGAGTTTGCAGATCAGGTCGCAGCAAAGCCCGCCGCAGGCATCGCGACGTTCGGCGTCGTGACAACCTGGGAGGGTGGCACCCGGACGCGTGCGCGAACCATGCCGCTCGTACTAGGTGACACGGCCTTGGCGCGCGGCTTTGTCATCGACGCGGACGAACCGGCAGAATTGCTCGGTACCGACACGGCCGCTAATCCACAAGAATTGATCCTGGCTGCGTTGAACGCATGCATGACTGCAACCTACGCGGCAAATGCGGCGGCAATGAACATCGAGTTGCAATCGCTGACTATCCGCACGAAGGGAAGCCTCGATCTGAGAGGTTTTCTTGGAATCGATCCTGGGATCAATCCAGGGTACGACCAGGTCGAGTATGAGGTCGAAATGGAGTCGTCGGCGGATTCGGCGGCGCTGAAAGCATTGCACGCGCAGGTGCAGCGAACATCGCCGAATTACCACAACTTCGCGAGAGCCATTGATCTCAAGGCCAAGCTGACCATTCTCCAATGATCGAGTCAGTGTTTCCCGTGGTTGGCTGACGGGAGGCCAAACCAGATGCGCTATGACGGAAGGTTCAACCTTCCGTCATCACGTTCTCTGGAATACGCAGTGTCAATTTGAGGTATACCCTAACTGGATGTCAGGCAGGGCCGCGCCGCTTAGTCAGAATAGAGTCATCTTTCGCATTTTTGACACATGCCTGCGAAGGTCATAGATTTCAGCCTGACAGAAACGGGGTTTGAGGCACAACGGAACAGAAGGAGCACTTAAGCCGCCTTCAACCAAGGAGACATCGTGCAGGGGCACCGCATCGGCTACGTCCGGGTCAGCAGCTTCGACCAGAACCCGGAACGCCAGCTGGAACAGACACAGGTGAGCAAGGTGTTCACCGACAAGGCATCGGGCAAGGACACCCAGCGCCCCCAGCTCGAAGCGCTGCTGAGCTTCGTCCGCGAAGGCGATACAGTGGTGGTGCACAGCATGGACCGGCTGGCCCGCAACCTCGATGACCTGCGTCGCTTGGTACAGAAGCTGACTCAACGCGGCGTGCGCATCGAGTTCCTGAAGGAGGGCCTGGTGTTCACTGGCGAGGACTCGCCGATGGCCAACCTGATGCTGTCGGTGATGGGGGCCTTCGCTGAGTTCGAGCGCGCCCTGATCCGCGAGCGGCAGCGTGAGGGCATCACCTTGGCCAAGCAGCGTGGCGCGTACCGGGGCCGCAAGAAAGCCCTGTCCGATGAGCAGGCTGCTACCCTGCGGCAGCGAGCGACGGCCGGCGAGCCCAAGGCGCAGCTTGCCCGCGAGTTCAACATCAGCCGGGAAACCCTCTACCAGTACCTCCGCACGGACGACTGACACATGCCGCGTCGCTTGATCCTCTCGGCCACGGAGCGGGGCACCCTGCTCGCGTTGCCAGAAAGCCAGGATGACCTGATCCGCTACTACACCTTCAACGACTCCGACCTGTCGCTGATCCGTCAGCGGCGCGGCGACGCCAACCGCCTCGGCTTCGCCGTGCAACTCTGCCTGCTGCGCTACCCCGGCTATGCGTTGGGCACTGACAGCGAGCTGCCCGAACCGGTCATCCTGTGGGTGGCCAAGCAAGTCCAGACCGATCCGGCGAGTTGGACGAA
Protein-coding regions in this window:
- a CDS encoding SNF2-related protein, producing MNALTQAAASANSPLNINLTDFIDEFGDELLESLNRSNPPVYTGSINEQRQAVMANLKRTPFVAQAEVVQAIAALLLDRNEQAAIINAEMGTGKTMMAIAVAAVMHASGYRRTLVISPPHLVYKWRREILETTPDARVWVLNGPDTLVKLLKLRDQSGQTYDGRPEFFILGRVRMRMGFHWRLACWKRRTAGGQLLAACPDCGQVLEDLEGNLVTVDEFERGDRRRNCTACNAALWTLMRPGKADGGDRRSTILKSMCRIPTIGPVRADRLLNDFGEDFLASMLVDNVSEFINLMDAKGNFVFSDRQAKRMERAMANIEFGFGEGGYQPTEFIKRYLPDGFFDLLVVDEGHEYKNSGSAQGQAMGVLAAKARKTLLLTGTLMGGYADDLFYLLFRILTQRMIEDGYRPNARGSMAPAAMSFMRDHGVLKDIYTERDGDSHKTAKGKKLSVRTVKAPGFGPKGIHRFVLPFTVFLKLKDIGGNVLPSYQEEFIDVPMAPEQASAYLRLAATLTAELRQALARRDTTLLGVVLNVLLAWPDCCFRSEMVKHPRTRDTLAFVPALFGDDELMPKEQALLNLCLEEKAKGRKVLAYTVYSGTRDTTSRLKKVLEQAGLRVAVLRATVETARREDWILDQVDRGIDVLLTNPELVKTGLDLLDFPTIAFLQTGYNVYTLQQAARRSWRIGQKHPVRVIFFGYAGSSQITCLQLMAKKIAVAQSTSGDVPESGLDSLNQDGDSVEMALARQLIAT
- a CDS encoding SOS response-associated peptidase family protein; the protein is MCGRYSIYESMDDYLRQLALDLVVINGYDHERINRYNVAPSTRVEVIRPAPGGLNVDRVKWGWSPFWAKGKRVDPINARAETVMTGKFFKSLWPNGRALAPANGWFEWIPDVADPKRKQPYYIQAADGRSLFFAALAEVHPGLEPDERSGFVIVTAAADEGLVDIHDRKPLVLTPELAREWIDPGITTERLAEIVQTGCRHSTDFQWFPVSKQVGNVRNQGPELIKPV
- a CDS encoding LexA family protein, which codes for MTITFLGAPTGGLMLLPVYSFRVPAGFPSPAADHLERHISLDELFDLRAPHVYLVQVEGDSMQGAGIFSGDLLIVDRSREAEHGDIVIAAINTEPVCKRLYGDDREFGKNRTLSFASSCNQFIVFSMDERKWRKLFDKQIGIL
- a CDS encoding cupin domain-containing protein, yielding MKLNSDLSQRVVVEPSSLQWVDSPATGIQRQLLERDGDEVARATSIVRYAPGSAFENHKHDLGEEILVLDGEFSDESGTFGPGTYIKNPPGSSHAPSSATGCTLFVKLRHLDLADSQRTVVDTRNGPWFPGLVPGLSVMPLSEFDTQHTALVRWAPGTRFNSHRHYGGEEIYVLEGVFEDEFGSYPTGTWMRSPHLSAHRPFSNTGCTILVKTGHLPVAESNEALA
- a CDS encoding TetR/AcrR family transcriptional regulator, with translation MKHFSEISPTAERVVDAAEGLVQQHGYNGFSYDDVAQLVGIKKPSIHHHFPKKGELVAVVAQRYTHRFREELLSIEGQHAKAPDRLTAYAALFERTFAKDRRLCVCGMLGAESDSLPDAVVSEVERFFKVNLDWLTLVVADGQRAALITSNSTPEALAEAFLCALEGSMMVGRGMRSSRGPAEVGNTFLSTVLT
- a CDS encoding OsmC family protein; the encoded protein is MNTNIKGTPGNGINVGALREFADQVAAKPAAGIATFGVVTTWEGGTRTRARTMPLVLGDTALARGFVIDADEPAELLGTDTAANPQELILAALNACMTATYAANAAAMNIELQSLTIRTKGSLDLRGFLGIDPGINPGYDQVEYEVEMESSADSAALKALHAQVQRTSPNYHNFARAIDLKAKLTILQ
- a CDS encoding recombinase family protein, with translation MQGHRIGYVRVSSFDQNPERQLEQTQVSKVFTDKASGKDTQRPQLEALLSFVREGDTVVVHSMDRLARNLDDLRRLVQKLTQRGVRIEFLKEGLVFTGEDSPMANLMLSVMGAFAEFERALIRERQREGITLAKQRGAYRGRKKALSDEQAATLRQRATAGEPKAQLAREFNISRETLYQYLRTDD